From the Maioricimonas rarisocia genome, one window contains:
- a CDS encoding PEP-CTERM sorting domain-containing protein (PEP-CTERM proteins occur, often in large numbers, in the proteomes of bacteria that also encode an exosortase, a predicted intramembrane cysteine proteinase. The presence of a PEP-CTERM domain at a protein's C-terminus predicts cleavage within the sorting domain, followed by covalent anchoring to some some component of the (usually Gram-negative) cell surface. Many PEP-CTERM proteins exhibit an unusual sequence composition that includes large numbers of potential glycosylation sites. Expression of one such protein has been shown restore the ability of a bacterium to form floc, a type of biofilm.), translated as MQLMKRMALSAVIATVMAGQVQAGMITLDATDSGSYSRSGFHDDTSIHYFVAAARSDSSPARNFFTFDLGSVSGTIVGATLRLENPSSGFEVFPATYSLFDLSAPIPELTMSHSRDSSAGQAIHTDLGTGKSYGSIGVDYTSKGTILAISLNAQAISDLNAAVGGDFAIGGALSGSTFVTLFSGTASPLLVRQLVLETSSTVTTTTPEPSSLALLSIGAAMTGLGAARLRRREQLQPSEDSPQEA; from the coding sequence ATGCAGTTGATGAAGAGAATGGCCCTGAGCGCCGTGATCGCGACCGTCATGGCGGGGCAGGTGCAGGCGGGAATGATTACGCTGGATGCGACTGATTCGGGGTCGTACAGCAGATCGGGTTTCCATGATGACACATCTATTCATTACTTCGTGGCAGCAGCTCGCTCTGATTCCTCGCCCGCCCGAAACTTCTTTACGTTTGATCTGGGCTCTGTATCGGGAACGATCGTCGGAGCGACGCTGCGACTGGAGAATCCTTCCAGCGGCTTCGAGGTATTTCCGGCGACCTACTCGCTCTTTGACCTCAGTGCACCCATCCCTGAGTTGACGATGTCCCATTCGCGTGACTCCTCCGCAGGGCAGGCAATTCACACCGACCTCGGGACCGGGAAATCCTACGGATCGATCGGTGTCGACTATACGTCCAAGGGGACGATCCTCGCGATTTCGCTCAATGCCCAGGCGATCAGTGACCTGAACGCTGCCGTCGGAGGTGACTTCGCAATTGGCGGTGCGTTGTCAGGCAGTACCTTTGTCACTCTCTTTAGTGGTACCGCCTCCCCGCTACTTGTCAGGCAGCTCGTCCTGGAGACGAGCAGCACGGTGACGACCACCACGCCGGAACCGTCGTCGCTCGCACTGCTGAGCATCGGTGCGGCGATGACCGGTCTGGGCGCCGCCCGCCTTCGGCGACGTGAGCAGCTGCAGCCGTCTGAGGACTCGCCGCAGGAGGCGTGA
- the lepB gene encoding signal peptidase I, with the protein MSQQSKRTRDKQPATTPNEEPPRKESTRETIESVVFAFILAFLFRTFEAEAFVIPTGSMAPTLYGRHKESNCEQCGYRIVIGASDEVFNDSGLLKPGTRITRALCGNCRYENENLKDALAYNGDRILVNKYPYEFGEPDRFDVFVFKFPEEPETNYIKRLVGLPNETIRIRMGDLFRWDGEEERILRKSNPNKQRKLQIPVYDDRHPAAALQEAGWPERWQPVQRGDGPGAIGGWTDANGGWTRLSEERGLRLEDAAAPGDSLHWIRYRHLVAMPEDWDRVLAGAPVQPQARLISDFCDYNAFRGAGDVPAQFDFGGHWVGDLTVNCELTIDEVSDQGVVVFELCEGLYWYRCRFDLSTGEATLAYVYVPEDPENPNGERVIGTAETDVTGPGTYSISFANVDNRLNLWVDDTLVDFGPDADYSRDATSLELPYASDLAPVGIAARGIDAEVHDLVVERDIYYRVEFANGLHHENKIFERDLTDRLDDPDAWRQRYTEDAERLDQSEYVIGPDEYLALGDNSPRSRDSRLWNDGMQTVPREFLVGKAFYIYWPHGVPFMNDGRGFPIWYHKRPGREGLETVEDYPRYSVPFYPQVPRMHRIR; encoded by the coding sequence ATGAGCCAGCAATCCAAGCGTACCCGCGACAAGCAGCCGGCCACGACGCCGAACGAAGAGCCGCCCCGTAAGGAAAGCACGCGGGAGACGATCGAATCGGTCGTGTTCGCGTTCATTCTCGCGTTTCTGTTCCGCACCTTCGAAGCCGAAGCGTTCGTGATTCCGACCGGGTCGATGGCGCCCACCCTGTACGGGCGGCACAAGGAATCGAACTGCGAGCAGTGCGGCTACCGCATCGTCATCGGCGCCAGTGACGAAGTCTTCAACGACAGCGGGCTGCTGAAGCCCGGGACGCGGATCACCCGGGCGCTCTGCGGCAACTGCCGGTATGAGAACGAGAACCTCAAGGACGCCCTCGCGTACAACGGGGACCGGATTCTCGTCAACAAGTACCCGTACGAGTTCGGCGAGCCGGACCGATTCGATGTGTTCGTTTTCAAGTTCCCCGAGGAGCCGGAGACGAACTACATCAAGCGGCTGGTCGGTCTGCCCAACGAGACGATCCGCATCCGGATGGGAGACCTGTTTCGCTGGGACGGCGAGGAAGAGCGGATTCTTCGCAAGTCCAACCCGAACAAGCAGCGGAAGCTCCAGATCCCCGTTTACGACGACCGGCATCCCGCCGCGGCCCTCCAGGAGGCCGGCTGGCCCGAACGCTGGCAGCCGGTGCAGCGTGGCGACGGGCCGGGCGCGATTGGTGGCTGGACTGATGCCAACGGCGGCTGGACGCGTCTGAGCGAAGAACGGGGCCTGCGTCTCGAGGATGCGGCGGCTCCCGGCGATTCGCTGCACTGGATCCGCTACCGCCATCTGGTGGCGATGCCCGAAGACTGGGACCGCGTGCTGGCCGGTGCTCCGGTTCAGCCGCAGGCACGGCTCATCAGTGATTTCTGCGATTACAACGCCTTTCGCGGGGCTGGCGACGTGCCGGCCCAGTTCGACTTCGGCGGCCACTGGGTCGGTGATCTGACCGTCAACTGCGAGCTCACGATCGACGAGGTGAGTGATCAGGGTGTGGTCGTCTTCGAACTCTGTGAAGGACTGTACTGGTACCGGTGCCGGTTCGATCTCTCGACCGGCGAGGCGACGCTGGCCTACGTCTACGTTCCGGAAGACCCTGAGAACCCGAACGGCGAACGGGTCATCGGCACGGCTGAGACCGACGTCACGGGACCAGGCACGTACAGCATCTCGTTCGCGAATGTCGACAATCGCCTGAACCTGTGGGTGGACGACACGCTGGTCGATTTTGGACCGGACGCGGACTACTCGAGGGACGCGACGTCGCTGGAGCTTCCCTATGCCAGTGACTTGGCGCCGGTGGGGATTGCGGCCCGTGGAATCGATGCCGAAGTTCACGACCTGGTGGTTGAACGGGACATCTACTATCGGGTCGAGTTCGCGAACGGACTGCACCACGAGAACAAGATCTTCGAGCGGGACCTGACGGACCGGCTGGACGATCCGGACGCCTGGCGGCAGCGGTACACCGAAGATGCCGAGCGGCTCGATCAGTCGGAATACGTCATCGGGCCGGACGAATACCTTGCGCTGGGGGACAACAGCCCGCGCAGCCGGGACAGCCGGTTGTGGAACGACGGCATGCAGACCGTTCCGCGGGAATTCCTGGTGGGTAAGGCGTTCTACATTTACTGGCCGCACGGCGTGCCGTTCATGAACGACGGTCGTGGCTTCCCGATCTGGTATCACAAACGTCCGGGCCGGGAGGGTTTGGAGACGGTCGAGGATTACCCGCGATACTCCGTTCCGTTCTACCCTCAGGTCCCCAGGATGCATCGCATTCGGTGA
- a CDS encoding IS4 family transposase, producing the protein MARKQGRNLAREQLKAEFEKWLPPHLFRGIKQHGNSRWKPRLLVIVDVIMFWVSGDTLDERFRSARHLVRFLWPKENIPGSYSGFVNASIRLWPELRDRLVERLRACEGDDAAVWRVKGWLVLAVDGSRFECPRSDRNEQGLGCAGREKTTPQLFHTLLQHVGTGLPWDFRVGPGTDSERHHLQEMLEELPVRTMLTADAGFISYDLCHTLMDSGHTFVLRVGGNKTFLTGLEADAPQDDRIVYFWPQAKRSRPPLKLRQIRFPSTGGLPVVLVTNVLDDAILSDETAKQLYESRWGIEVFFRHLKQTFDFGRMLSRTPETAMNEHCWKLISFWFLQRMAVAHQLTERMNPRRFSAATARREIRELLQLMQQNRRGPSVKRRFIRMKGDDYERSGPKTTGKYPRKKTERPPSPPTIQPAKPCQIRRARSLGIKTHLIS; encoded by the coding sequence GTGGCTCGAAAGCAGGGACGCAACCTCGCACGCGAACAGCTCAAGGCGGAATTCGAGAAGTGGCTGCCCCCGCATCTGTTTCGCGGGATCAAACAGCACGGCAACTCCCGGTGGAAGCCGCGGCTGCTTGTGATCGTCGATGTTATCATGTTCTGGGTCAGCGGGGACACCCTCGATGAACGGTTCCGGTCGGCTCGGCATCTCGTCCGGTTCCTCTGGCCGAAAGAGAACATTCCCGGTTCGTACAGCGGTTTCGTCAACGCCTCGATTCGCCTCTGGCCCGAACTGCGAGACCGGCTGGTCGAGCGTCTGCGTGCATGCGAGGGGGATGATGCCGCGGTCTGGCGCGTAAAAGGCTGGCTTGTCCTGGCCGTCGACGGTTCCCGCTTCGAATGTCCCCGCAGCGATCGCAACGAGCAGGGACTGGGGTGTGCCGGCCGCGAGAAGACCACCCCGCAACTGTTCCACACGCTGCTGCAGCATGTGGGGACAGGGCTTCCCTGGGACTTTCGCGTGGGACCGGGCACCGACAGCGAGCGACACCACCTGCAGGAGATGCTCGAAGAACTACCTGTGCGGACGATGCTGACGGCCGATGCCGGCTTCATCAGTTACGATCTGTGCCACACGTTGATGGACAGCGGACATACCTTCGTGTTGCGGGTCGGAGGCAACAAGACCTTCCTGACCGGTCTGGAGGCAGACGCCCCGCAGGACGACCGGATCGTCTACTTCTGGCCACAGGCGAAGCGATCACGGCCCCCTCTGAAGCTGCGGCAGATCCGCTTTCCGTCGACGGGCGGACTGCCGGTGGTGCTGGTCACCAACGTGCTGGATGACGCAATTCTGAGCGACGAGACCGCGAAGCAGCTGTATGAGTCACGCTGGGGCATCGAGGTCTTCTTTCGCCACCTCAAGCAGACGTTTGATTTTGGACGAATGCTCAGCCGGACGCCGGAGACAGCGATGAACGAGCACTGCTGGAAGCTGATCTCGTTCTGGTTTCTGCAGCGGATGGCGGTGGCGCATCAGCTCACAGAACGGATGAATCCGCGACGGTTCTCAGCCGCGACGGCCCGCAGGGAAATCCGTGAGCTGCTGCAGCTGATGCAACAGAACCGCCGGGGACCGTCCGTGAAGCGACGGTTCATCCGGATGAAGGGGGACGACTACGAGCGGAGCGGTCCGAAAACGACGGGAAAATACCCTCGCAAGAAGACCGAACGTCCCCCCTCCCCGCCGACCATCCAGCCGGCGAAACCCTGTCAGATAAGGCGTGCGCGCTCACTGGGGATCAAAACTCACCTCATTTCGTGA
- a CDS encoding PEP-CTERM sorting domain-containing protein, producing MQLVQRAALFLVVIVATAGNVQAGMITLSATDSGWYRDDGFHQSTNENYIAGTEHSIHRNFFTFDLSSVSGTIVGATLRLENPNNGYYYFPPGPDPSPSYALFDVTTPVATLTAAHSAGPAGVAVYDDLGTGASYGSVSVNSSSNGTIVEISLGASAISDLNAAIGADFAIGGALPPSTGFNYIFGSTSPGAFTKELTLETSSVSPVPEPSSLALFSIGTAMTGLGAARRRRREKQQPSEDSPQEA from the coding sequence ATGCAATTGGTTCAGCGGGCTGCGCTTTTTCTCGTCGTCATTGTCGCGACGGCCGGAAACGTGCAGGCGGGAATGATTACTTTGAGCGCAACCGACTCCGGGTGGTACAGAGATGACGGCTTCCATCAGAGTACGAATGAGAACTACATCGCAGGGACAGAACACAGTATCCACCGTAACTTCTTCACCTTCGATCTGAGTTCCGTTTCGGGGACAATTGTCGGCGCCACGCTTCGACTGGAGAACCCGAATAACGGCTACTACTACTTTCCACCCGGGCCAGACCCGTCGCCGTCCTACGCACTGTTCGACGTGACCACTCCCGTCGCTACGCTGACCGCGGCTCATTCAGCGGGGCCGGCAGGGGTGGCGGTCTACGACGATCTGGGAACTGGGGCCTCTTACGGTTCCGTCAGTGTCAACAGTTCATCGAACGGAACCATCGTCGAGATTTCGCTGGGCGCCTCGGCGATCAGCGATCTTAACGCTGCCATCGGAGCTGACTTCGCCATTGGTGGTGCACTCCCGCCAAGTACCGGCTTCAATTATATTTTCGGCTCGACCAGTCCAGGGGCATTCACAAAGGAGCTGACCTTGGAGACCAGCAGCGTTTCGCCGGTGCCGGAACCATCATCACTGGCCCTCTTCAGCATCGGCACCGCAATGACCGGTCTGGGCGCCGCCCGCCGTCGGCGACGTGAGAAGCAGCAGCCGTCTGAGGACTCGCCGCAGGAGGCGTGA
- a CDS encoding PVC-type heme-binding CxxCH protein, whose product MPALRRFPLALLLLIVVSCPPAAADDRPLPTVPDSFTVQRVAADPLVKHPTMACFDDQGRLYVCESAGTNRRSQALIDEPLDEIRVLEDTDGDGIFDKAWTFADRLTFPQGCLWYRGAVYTCSPPNVWKLEDTDGDGVCDKRTILINSFGFNGNAASIHGPFAGPDGRLYWCDGRHGHEFFDEQGNLVSKGKAARVFSCLPDGTDVQVLAGGGMDNPVEVDFMETGEVIGTCNLFYGRPRGDCLVHWTEGGVYPRYDQQDCIAEFPSTGDLLPPVYNYGHVAVSGMCRYRSSQFGNDYRDNVFVTEFNTHKVVRSVIERDGASFAHKETTDFVVWDDPDVHPTDVLEDADGSLLVIDTGGWFRIGCPTSQIAKPEIAGAIYRIRRDGAHDLDDPRGLAYADESSPETLAALLSDPRPAVRERATDQLAVSGQAADIAEKLTDLQLDAAARRQLAWSLTRSGRPEDARALARLLGDADDSVVLAALTGLSRIATPETFAALTEFQPQSPAQRRALADAWGRIAASERRAGRPTPDAVDNLLSLMSSKADRILEHAVMFALMQFDQTQPLRQALASTSSPDVQRAALVALDQAHGQTLQRDWIVPLLETEDAALRDAVIEVLNSRDGWAAESLGIFSEWLSGKELSRGRQSLLSRYLLEHFAQPEFQAFIAESLSDPGSSNAGRVVLLEVMELACRKAIPAELVTPLRAALQHDDPAVRYQAVRVVLATQDDGLVDAVRPLTDEAEPSRQVRMAALQTTFRVDPTLSAEDFAFLLSSLADADSQDETLAVCRALAEAPLNDNQLVTLAGRLPQAGPLGLSLVLQAFSRSQSAAVGQALIAAIESLDAGRTVDRYELQALLQRYPDAVQQAAAPLLEKLASAGDRDPAQIDALIPLAEGGNAARGRQIFFSKQIACGSCHRVGNEGGEVGPALSTIGAIRQPRDLIEAVIYPSASFARGYRPYAVLTDSGKVLTGVISRETAREVILRTTDLREIRIPRDEIDVLKESDTSVMPKGLHTRMTDEQLRDLLAYLQSLK is encoded by the coding sequence ATGCCGGCGTTGCGACGTTTCCCCCTGGCCCTCCTGCTGCTGATTGTCGTTTCCTGCCCCCCTGCAGCGGCGGATGACCGACCCCTTCCCACCGTTCCCGACAGCTTTACGGTCCAGCGCGTCGCTGCAGATCCGCTCGTCAAACACCCCACGATGGCCTGCTTCGACGACCAGGGGCGACTGTACGTCTGCGAGAGCGCCGGCACCAACCGGCGGTCCCAGGCACTCATCGACGAACCGCTCGACGAAATCCGCGTTCTCGAAGACACCGATGGCGACGGCATCTTCGACAAGGCGTGGACATTCGCCGACCGCCTCACCTTCCCCCAGGGATGCCTCTGGTATCGCGGAGCCGTCTACACCTGCAGCCCCCCCAACGTCTGGAAACTCGAAGACACCGACGGCGATGGCGTCTGCGACAAACGGACGATCCTGATCAACTCGTTCGGCTTCAACGGCAATGCCGCCAGCATTCACGGACCGTTTGCAGGTCCCGACGGCCGCCTTTACTGGTGTGACGGCCGGCACGGACACGAGTTCTTCGACGAACAGGGGAACCTCGTCAGCAAGGGGAAGGCGGCCCGCGTCTTCTCCTGCCTCCCGGACGGCACCGACGTCCAGGTGCTGGCAGGCGGCGGAATGGACAACCCCGTCGAGGTCGATTTTATGGAGACCGGCGAAGTCATCGGCACCTGCAACCTCTTCTACGGTCGTCCCCGCGGCGACTGCCTCGTCCACTGGACCGAGGGGGGCGTCTATCCTCGCTACGACCAGCAGGACTGCATCGCCGAGTTCCCATCGACCGGTGACCTGCTCCCTCCCGTCTACAACTATGGACACGTGGCTGTCTCCGGCATGTGCCGCTACCGCAGCAGCCAGTTCGGCAACGACTACCGCGACAACGTGTTCGTAACGGAGTTCAACACGCACAAGGTGGTCCGCAGCGTCATCGAGCGGGACGGAGCCAGCTTCGCCCACAAGGAGACAACCGACTTCGTTGTCTGGGACGATCCGGACGTGCACCCCACCGACGTCCTCGAAGACGCCGACGGGTCGCTGCTCGTGATCGACACCGGCGGGTGGTTCCGCATCGGTTGCCCCACATCACAGATCGCCAAGCCGGAAATCGCCGGCGCCATCTACCGCATCCGGCGGGATGGAGCACACGACCTCGACGATCCCCGCGGCCTGGCGTATGCCGACGAGAGCAGTCCCGAGACGCTGGCAGCACTGCTGTCCGATCCCCGACCCGCCGTCCGCGAGCGGGCCACCGATCAGCTGGCAGTGAGCGGACAGGCAGCGGATATCGCAGAGAAACTCACCGACCTTCAGCTTGATGCCGCCGCCCGCCGGCAACTCGCCTGGTCCCTCACCCGCAGCGGTCGACCTGAGGATGCCCGCGCTCTCGCCCGTCTGCTCGGTGATGCCGACGACTCCGTCGTTCTCGCGGCACTGACCGGCCTGTCCCGGATTGCCACGCCCGAAACATTCGCTGCACTGACGGAGTTCCAGCCGCAATCCCCCGCACAGCGGCGGGCACTGGCCGACGCCTGGGGACGGATCGCCGCCAGCGAGCGACGGGCAGGACGACCGACACCCGATGCCGTCGACAACCTCCTGTCGCTGATGTCATCAAAAGCCGATCGCATCCTCGAGCATGCTGTCATGTTCGCCCTGATGCAGTTCGACCAGACGCAGCCGCTCCGCCAGGCCCTCGCCAGTACGTCTTCGCCGGATGTGCAGCGGGCGGCACTCGTCGCACTCGATCAGGCACACGGCCAGACTCTCCAGCGGGACTGGATCGTGCCGCTCCTCGAGACCGAGGACGCAGCCCTCCGCGACGCCGTCATCGAAGTCCTCAACAGCCGGGACGGCTGGGCCGCGGAATCGCTCGGCATCTTTTCGGAATGGCTGTCCGGGAAGGAACTCTCCCGTGGCCGCCAGAGCCTGCTGAGTCGATACCTGCTCGAACACTTCGCCCAGCCGGAGTTCCAGGCGTTCATCGCCGAGTCCCTCTCCGACCCTGGCAGCAGCAACGCCGGTCGGGTCGTTCTGCTCGAAGTGATGGAGCTGGCCTGCCGGAAAGCAATCCCCGCAGAACTGGTGACTCCGCTTCGCGCGGCACTGCAGCACGATGACCCGGCTGTCCGCTACCAGGCGGTCCGTGTCGTGCTGGCGACGCAGGATGACGGGCTGGTCGACGCGGTCCGACCTCTCACCGACGAAGCCGAACCGAGCCGACAGGTCCGGATGGCGGCCCTGCAGACGACGTTCCGCGTTGATCCCACGCTCTCTGCAGAGGATTTCGCGTTCCTGCTTTCCTCCCTCGCCGATGCCGACTCGCAGGATGAAACCCTTGCCGTCTGCCGTGCGCTGGCCGAAGCACCGCTGAACGACAATCAACTCGTGACGCTGGCCGGCCGGTTGCCGCAGGCCGGACCGCTGGGGCTCTCGCTGGTCCTGCAGGCGTTCAGCCGTTCGCAGTCGGCCGCGGTGGGACAGGCGCTCATCGCGGCGATCGAATCGCTCGATGCCGGCCGCACCGTCGATCGCTACGAACTGCAGGCGCTGCTGCAGCGGTATCCCGACGCCGTTCAGCAGGCCGCCGCACCGCTGCTGGAAAAGCTGGCCTCGGCCGGCGACCGCGACCCGGCACAGATCGATGCATTGATCCCTCTGGCCGAGGGAGGCAATGCGGCACGCGGCCGGCAGATCTTCTTCAGCAAGCAGATCGCCTGCGGAAGCTGTCATCGCGTGGGGAACGAAGGGGGCGAAGTCGGGCCGGCTCTGTCGACGATCGGAGCGATTCGGCAGCCGCGGGACCTGATCGAAGCGGTCATCTATCCCAGTGCCAGCTTCGCCCGCGGGTACCGTCCCTATGCCGTGCTAACCGACAGCGGCAAGGTGCTCACGGGCGTCATCAGCCGCGAGACGGCCCGCGAGGTGATCCTCCGCACGACCGACCTGCGGGAGATCCGGATTCCCCGCGACGAGATCGACGTGCTGAAAGAGAGTGACACGTCGGTGATGCCGAAGGGACTGCACACGCGGATGACGGACGAGCAGCTGCGGGACCTGCTCGCGTATTTGCAGTCGTTGAAGTAG
- the lepB gene encoding signal peptidase I: MFESLLVLAVAVVVFRGFIAEGYLISTGSMAPCLLGYHRRVDCPSCGYQFARGVSKATSGRVGYATSGDPEPGQELGGTETGPVSAAICPNCGLDEIETAALPTTEGDQLLVHKNAFQFREPRRWEVAVFRNPGDPRQAYVKRIVGLPGETIELIDGDVYAGGLLQRKPLATQLGMRILVDDHAHRPAEADPDWQPRWLVPETGGWTEHRNRFDFRPGERSDHTAEESNELAWVQYRHWLRSGGTHRTSVRLNRWPDDATSPDAIFTPLSYRDGRLHYVGAMPARERDRWLDRSADPRFHEAVRQLYERSHTTWVPDVYGYNHPLDVPQFYPLRDLMFEASLERHGGTGEFRVEMTDGRHEFTTVIDFDRREARLHVAGVEGPVRTGRWPPREAPGPVLLQMSTMDRQILVAIDGAVVFEPVAYAEGETPPDLPRYPVRFAARGVDLTVSGVQVFRDVYYTPRNRLNEQTTFELHEDEFFVLGDNSPVSIDSRSWDHPAVHRSMLIGKPFLVHLPSRPGRLWWGGEDRYFRVPDLARIRYIR, from the coding sequence ATGTTCGAATCGCTGCTCGTCCTGGCGGTGGCGGTGGTGGTGTTTCGCGGGTTTATCGCCGAAGGCTATCTGATCTCCACCGGCTCGATGGCCCCCTGCCTGCTGGGATACCACCGCCGGGTCGACTGCCCGTCCTGCGGCTACCAGTTCGCCCGCGGGGTCTCGAAGGCAACGAGCGGACGTGTCGGCTATGCCACGTCGGGCGATCCGGAACCCGGACAGGAACTGGGGGGGACGGAGACCGGCCCGGTGTCGGCGGCGATCTGTCCGAACTGCGGCCTCGACGAGATCGAGACAGCGGCCCTTCCCACCACCGAAGGAGACCAGCTTCTCGTCCACAAGAACGCGTTCCAGTTTCGCGAGCCACGCCGCTGGGAGGTGGCGGTCTTCCGCAATCCGGGCGATCCGCGGCAGGCGTACGTCAAACGGATTGTCGGCCTGCCGGGCGAGACGATTGAGCTGATCGACGGGGACGTCTACGCCGGCGGCCTGCTGCAGCGAAAGCCGCTGGCCACGCAGCTGGGAATGCGAATCCTCGTCGACGATCACGCGCACCGGCCTGCAGAAGCTGATCCCGACTGGCAGCCACGGTGGCTGGTGCCGGAGACCGGCGGCTGGACTGAACACCGGAATCGCTTCGACTTCCGGCCCGGTGAGAGGTCGGATCACACTGCTGAAGAGTCGAACGAACTGGCGTGGGTGCAGTATCGGCACTGGCTGCGGAGCGGCGGAACGCACCGCACGTCCGTCCGGCTGAACCGCTGGCCCGACGATGCGACGTCGCCCGACGCCATTTTCACCCCACTCTCGTACCGGGACGGTCGTCTTCACTACGTCGGCGCCATGCCGGCCCGCGAGCGGGACCGGTGGCTCGACCGCAGCGCCGACCCAAGGTTTCACGAGGCCGTCCGGCAGCTGTACGAACGATCGCACACGACGTGGGTGCCGGATGTCTACGGCTACAATCATCCGCTTGACGTGCCGCAGTTCTACCCGCTCCGCGACCTGATGTTCGAGGCGTCGCTGGAGCGCCACGGCGGGACGGGAGAGTTCCGGGTTGAGATGACCGACGGCCGTCACGAGTTTACGACCGTCATCGATTTCGACCGTCGCGAGGCGCGTCTGCACGTCGCGGGGGTTGAAGGACCGGTTCGCACCGGCCGCTGGCCTCCCCGGGAAGCCCCGGGCCCGGTGCTGCTGCAGATGTCGACGATGGACCGCCAGATCCTGGTCGCGATCGATGGTGCAGTCGTATTCGAGCCGGTCGCCTACGCCGAGGGAGAAACGCCGCCCGACCTGCCCCGGTATCCGGTCCGGTTCGCGGCCCGCGGTGTCGATCTGACGGTAAGCGGCGTCCAGGTGTTCCGCGACGTCTACTACACACCACGAAACCGGCTGAACGAGCAGACGACGTTTGAACTGCACGAGGATGAGTTCTTCGTGCTGGGGGATAACAGCCCGGTTTCGATCGACAGTCGCAGCTGGGATCACCCGGCGGTCCATCGCAGCATGCTGATTGGAAAGCCATTCCTTGTGCACCTGCCGTCGCGGCCCGGGCGGCTGTGGTGGGGTGGGGAGGATCGGTACTTCCGCGTTCCTGATCTCGCGCGAATTCGCTATATTCGTTAG